A genomic region of Rhipicephalus sanguineus isolate Rsan-2018 chromosome 3, BIME_Rsan_1.4, whole genome shotgun sequence contains the following coding sequences:
- the LOC119387473 gene encoding DNA repair protein complementing XP-A cells, translating to MATASGDTTVPELTEEQKKAIAEKRERAIQIRKAKLALRSITESAGGSPTKQQRVVDTGGGFLLDDGTPSSQTVPTPTTVEMPLEHTTCDSCGKQFLMSFLLEKFALEICDKCRDKEDKHKLVTRTDCKNEYLLKDCDLDMREPPLKYILKPNPHHAHGNMKLYLKCQVEERAIVVWGSLEALDEQLEKRDEERSKRKRKAFNKRVKELRMTVRSSLYRPLGQNHEHSYGPESHDSDSDEYFKICTSCGHRMSY from the exons ATGGCTACAGCCAGCGGTGACACAACCGTGCCCGAGCTTACAGAGGAGCAAAAGAAGGCAATAGCTGAAAAACGCGAGCGTGCCATTCAGATAAGGAAGGCCAAGTTGGCATTGAGAAGCATTACTGAAAG TGCTGGTGGCTCTCCAACGAAGCAGCAGCGAGTTGTTGACACAGGTGGTGGCTTTCTACTTGATGATGGTACTCCTAGCTCACAAACAGTGCCAACACCGACAACGGTGGAGATGCCCTTGGAACACACTACCTGTGATTCCTGTGGCAAGCAGTTCCTGATGTCCTTCCTACTGGAGAAGTTTGCCTTGGAAATATGTGACAAGTGCAG AGACAAGGAGGACAAGCACAAGCTTGTCACCCGAACAGACTGCAAGAACGAGTACCTGCTCAAGGATTGCGACCTCGACATGCGGGAGCCACCGTTGAAGTACATCCTCAAGCCTAACCCACACCACGCCCATGGCAACATGAAGCTCTACCTGAAATGCCAG GTTGAAGAGAGGGCAATAGTGGTCTGGGGGTCCTTGGAAGCTTTAGATGAGCAGCTAGAGAAGAGAGACGAAGAGAGATCCAAGAGGAAGCGAAAGGCATTTAATAAACGTGTCAAAG AGCTGAGGATGACTGTGAGGAGCAGTTTGTACCGTCCACTTGGACAGAACCACGAACACAGCTATGGGCCAGAGTCACACGACTCAGACAGCGatgaatacttcaaaatttgcACCAGCTGTGGGCACCGAATGAGCTACTGA